Within Felis catus isolate Fca126 chromosome A1, F.catus_Fca126_mat1.0, whole genome shotgun sequence, the genomic segment ttttataatgCACCTCCCCTTCTTTACCTTATGATCCTGGAATTTGCTTAAAGACATGACTCCAACAACATCTCTCTGGGAAGATTGCTCCAACACTCTACCACATAAGAATTAGTCATCCCTTCTCTTATGTTTCCACTGAGCTTAATCCGTAATGTTAGCACAGCATATGCCTCACTGTGGCATACACAGATCTTTATTGTCCACTAGACTGTGTAAGTTCTCTGAGTGTAATAGCGTTGTTTTATTCAACTATGCATCTGCACTAACTCTTAAAGAGTTGGAGTTCAGTTATATTTGCAGTGTGAAGTTGAATTAGTTGGAAGTTGAAGTTGAAACTCCCTGGACTCCCTGGACATGCATATCCCCAAGTAAAGATTCATTATGGAATCTACTCTTTGGCCTCAAAGCCATGGGCTGTGGAGATAGCCACATGCAAAGTATATACCTATTCAGTCAACCACCAGTatctactgagtgcttactacatgccagggTCTGTTTTAGACAAGTGAATAAAACATATACTCCTTGTTCTCATGGAGCCTACATACTAGTAAGAGGATGAaggcaagaaataaataaacaaatatttactattttaggTCATGGTAAGAAAAACTGAAGTTAGAGATGGGTGATGCTATTTTAGCTACCTTTCTGAAGAGGTAATATTTGATGAGAAACACGTAGCTATCTGGAGAAACAACAGCTTAAGGAGGcagaacagcaggtgcaaaagccctgaggcaaAAGTTTTCATGGGAAGTCAAGTGGGGCTGGAATGGAGCCATTGATGGACACAGTGGAAGGTAGTACAGTAACAGATAAGAATCAGATGTGCCTGTTTCACGTGGTTTTCCTTTTGCCCTTCAGCCACCGCTTTCCTTGCCAACAGTTTGCCAGAAGCTGTCAACAATGCCTTACCTTTACCTGTGGACAACCTTCTCCCCTTTTTGGATCCGTTAAAGCTTCTTCTGAAAACTCTGGGCATTTCTGTTGAGCACCTTGTAGAAGGGCTAAAAAAGTGTGTGAATGAGCTGGGACCAGGCGCCTCTGAGGCAGTGAAGAAACTTCTGGTAACTATAGCTTGTGGGCTAATttgtctctcccccctctctcccaacCACTGCGTTCTCACCTCCAGACATGTATTTCCCTTTTACTGACTATACTCATAAAAAGTTTGCATGTCCAGGCATCTCAGGGAAGGTGGAACATCTACTTTTCTAGAAGGAATTTTTGAATGAAAGAGACCTGTGTTCTGGTTGTGACTTTATATTTCTCAGCTTAGGGATTCTTTGTTGAAACTTAACccctctgagcttccatttccacATCAGCAAAATGGTGGTTAAATAGGTTGATGCCTGTTTTTGGAAACATGCTAAGTACATGtaagcttctttatttttattctcatccTTCTGCCTTTCAGGAGGCCCTGTCG encodes:
- the SCGB3A2 gene encoding secretoglobin family 3A member 2; the protein is MKLVTVFLLVTLSICSYSATAFLANSLPEAVNNALPLPVDNLLPFLDPLKLLLKTLGISVEHLVEGLKKCVNELGPGASEAVKKLLEALSHLV